Part of the Crossiella cryophila genome, GGGTGGTTCAGTGTGTTGTGCGGGCGGCCTCTACGCAGGTGCGCAGCAGGTCGGTGTTCTCCGCCGCGGCGCCGCCGGGGTAGGCGTAGCGGCGGCGGTTGTAGCCGTAGGCCAGGCCGCTGCGCGGATCGGCGAGGGACAGGCTGCCCGCGGCGCCGCTGTGTCCGAAGGCGCCCTGTCCCAGGAACGGGTAGAACTCGGTCACGGCGCTGAAGCCCAGCCCGAAAGCCTTGTGCACGCGCGAGACCACGTCGTAGCCGATGGACTGGATCTGCGCGAATTCCGCCATGGTGTCCGGTTTCAGCAGCGGTGGCCTGCCGTCGAACCCGGTGCTGGCCGCCGCGTACATACCGGCCAGGCCGCGGGCCGAGGCGACCCCGCCCGCGGAGGCCTGGCCCTGCGCGCGGACGATCCGCTGGTTGGGGAAGTCCCACAGTTCGGGTGCGTCGGTGCGATGGGTGTTGAACGCGATCGCGGCCAGGCTCTCCGGCCCGGAGTCCCAGTCGTCGATCTCGGCCTGCTGTTCCGGGGTCGGCAGCATCGGCAACGTGGTCACGAACCGCGGCTCCAGCTCCTCCGGCAGTCCCAGGTGGAAGTCGAGGCCGTAGGGCGCCCGGATCCGCTCCTCGAACAGCTCCTGGATGCTCTGCCCGGTCACCCGGCGCACCACCTCGCCGGCCAGCGCGCCGATCACCCACGCGTGGTAGCCGTAGGCTGTGCCCGGCCGCCAGTACGGCCGCTGATCCGCCATCCGGGCCGCGATCAGCCGGTCGTCGGCCAGCTCGGCCAGGCTGAACCCGGCGTCCGCGCCGACCACCCCGGCGCGGTGCGCGAGCACCTCCCGCAGCGTGATGTCCCGCTTGCCCTGCGCCGCGAACTCCGGCCAGTAGTGGCTGACCCGCTGGTCGGGGTCGAGCACGCCGTCCTGCACCAGCAGGGCCACGACGAGGGACATCGCCCCCTTCGTGGCGGAGAAGACCCCGGTGAGCGTGTCGGCGGTGAACCCGGGGCCCGACCACAGGTCCACGACCTTCTCGCCGCGCACGTAGGCGACCAGCTGGCCCGCGTAGTCCGCCCGTTCCCCGGCGACGACCTTCGCGAACTCCGCGCCCACGCTCTCGTACCCCGCCGCGACCGTGCCGTGCATGTGGTTCCTCCTCCGACCCCTATGACTCGCGGTCAACATAACCTGGCGCGCCAGCCTTTTCAGGTCGAAGCGAGGGCTCTCACCTGCGAGTTTGCTCCGAGAGCAATTCGGGCGGGGTGCCGTAGCGGCGTTCGTCGGCGTACAGCAGCGCGAGGGCGAGCCGTCGGGAGACCGGGGTGGGCAGCAGGGCGACCAGTCGGGGCAGCAGGTGCGCGCCCGCGGTGTCCACCGCGAGCATGGCCACCAGCAGCGCGCCCAGGGTGTGCCGGTCGGCGGTGGTGATCAGGGCGGCGGCCGGGCCGGTGATGGCCGCCCGGAGTTCGCGCAGCGCGGCGACCGCCCCGGCCGGGCCGTGCGCGCGGACCTGCAGGCGCAGCAGGTTGAACGCGTTGTCGGCGCGGTCGCGCTGGTAGGAGAGCTGGTCGTGGCCGATCTCCAGCAGTGCCAGCCAGTGCCGCAGCAGCGCGGTCAGCTCGGGCGCGGGCCGGGTGCCGCGGATGCGGTGCAGCACCGCCCAAAGGAGGTGGATGTCGCTGGAGCGGTCGTAGGTGAGGCGCAGCAGGTGTTCCGGGTCGGGTTCGGTCTC contains:
- a CDS encoding serine hydrolase domain-containing protein, producing MHGTVAAGYESVGAEFAKVVAGERADYAGQLVAYVRGEKVVDLWSGPGFTADTLTGVFSATKGAMSLVVALLVQDGVLDPDQRVSHYWPEFAAQGKRDITLREVLAHRAGVVGADAGFSLAELADDRLIAARMADQRPYWRPGTAYGYHAWVIGALAGEVVRRVTGQSIQELFEERIRAPYGLDFHLGLPEELEPRFVTTLPMLPTPEQQAEIDDWDSGPESLAAIAFNTHRTDAPELWDFPNQRIVRAQGQASAGGVASARGLAGMYAAASTGFDGRPPLLKPDTMAEFAQIQSIGYDVVSRVHKAFGLGFSAVTEFYPFLGQGAFGHSGAAGSLSLADPRSGLAYGYNRRRYAYPGGAAAENTDLLRTCVEAARTTH